In one Gracilinanus agilis isolate LMUSP501 chromosome 6, AgileGrace, whole genome shotgun sequence genomic region, the following are encoded:
- the LOC123251754 gene encoding olfactory receptor 5M9 → MPSPNYTDVTEFILLGLTSRQELQVMFFVIFLVVYVITLVGNIGMIMLISISPQLQSPMYFFLSHLSFVDVWFSSNVTPKMLENLLSKTKTISYVGCLIQCYFFIALVHVEVYILAVMAFDRFMAICNPLLYGSKMSRTVCIRLISVPYVYGFSVSLICTLWTYGLYFCGNFEINHFYCADPPLIKIACGGIHIKEYTMIVIAGINFTYSLSVVLISYTFIVVAILRMRSAEGRKKAFSTCGSHLTAVTMFYGTLIFMYLRRPTEESVEQGKMVAVFYTTIIPMLNPMIYSLRNKDVKEAMNKAIQRSCFMK, encoded by the coding sequence ATGCCAAGCCCAAATTATACAGATGTGACTGAATTTATCCTATTGGGCTTAACCAGTCGCCAAGAACTCCAGGTCATGTTTTTTGTTATATTCTTAGTTGTTTATGTTATTACTCTGGTTGGGAATATTGGCATGATTATGCTCATCAGCATCAGTCCTCAGCTCCAGAGTCCCATGTACTTCTTTCTAAGTCACTTGTCTTTTGTGGATGTCTGGTTCTCCTCCAATGTTACCCCAAAGATGCTGGAAAACTTATTATCCAAGACAAAAACCATTTCTTATGTTGGGTGCTTAATACagtgttatttttttattgctcTTGTCCATGTAGAAGTCTATATCCTAGCTGTGATGGCCTTTGATCGATTTATGGCCATCTGTAACCCTCTGCTTTATGGGAGCAAAATGTCAAGGACAGTTTGCATTCGGTTAATCTCGGTGCCTTATGTTTATGGCTTCTCTGTGAGCCTCATTTGTACCTTGTGGACGTATGGGTTATACTTCTGTGGAAACTTTGAAATCAACCACTTCTATTGCGCAGATCCACCACTCATCAAGATAGCCTGTGGAGGCATCCATATCAAGGAATATACCATGATTGTCATTGCAGGAATTAATTTCACATACTCTTTGTCTGTCGTTCTGATCTCTTACACATTCATCGTGGTGGCAATTCTCCGCATGCGCTCTGCTGAGGGGAGAAAGAAGGCTTTCTCCACTTGTGGCTCTCACCTCACAGCTGTCACAATGTTTTATGGCACTCTTATTTTCATGTATCTCAGGCGCCCCACAGAGGAGTCTGTAGAGCAGGGGAAAATGGTGGCTGTGTTTTATACCACAATCATTCCTATGTTGAATCCCATGATCTATAGTCTAAGGAACAAGGATGTAAAAGAAGCAATGAACAAAGCTATTCAGAGGTCTTGTTTTatgaaatga